tttgaaacggaccaatcacaaactgtcacgtatgcgttgtcaaaaagttataaaaaaaaataggttaaatatgtttttagtccctatactttgagacgattttggttttagtccattttcaaactatggtacaatttagtctttcaactttagaaaactctggttttagtcattttcaccaatttttttaactttatttgttgtttcaagcacgttttattatagcatttggattgtttatactgtttgacacttaactgagaaacgcgtttgaaacaacaaataaagttaaaaaaaatttggtaaaaaggactaaaaccagagtttgctaaaattgaaggactaaattgtaccatagtttgaaaatggactaaaacaaaaaccgcctcaaagtatagggaataaaaacatatttaacctaaaaaaattgttaaagagactttttccattataaaaatttgttattataaatgagttttattttgtaagtgCATTTGACTCTTTCTCcaacttaatattaaaatatttcattatgtatttaaaaaatcacgtatatatatttttagaattaaaaaaattatttaagaatatgTTATTGTAAATGAGAATAGACTTTGTTTACAATATTCCATGTGTatctatattttcttataacaCTCGATATTCTATATTCGTTTTGAATTGAAATACGAAATCTATAGGCAGATATTAAGCTTGAGTTAGATTAGAATAATCAAATATGACTACAATTAAGTAAGATTGTGTTTTTGGaaagattataatattttattttttcttttgcaaagTGTTTAGGGTTTTACATTCAAGCTCAAttgtttattattgtatttagtgactagattatttataaaaaaactcccacattttaagttattaatgcatattaaatatcattatttatctctttattttaaatttggattaGTAACAACTTAATTACAatctaattaattatcttttgttttaaatttatcatttctcTATCGACTTACTGTTTAACCTATTAGTCACCATCAACTCTAATACATTAGTATGTAACactataataaagaataaaaaatatttaataaaatttatccgCCAACTTTAATACATTGGTAAATAACACTGtaatgaagaataaaaaataattagtgatATAAACTAACATAGTCAGTTAAAGTGAAATTGGAATTTGACTTGTTTAAATAAAACGTGAATTTTGAACCTTCTAATAGAAAAAGGGATATGACTGAATACATATAGAAGAATCGTGATTAATTAATGAGAAtcacaaatcttaaaaattattgcttgtaaaaataatactatatttagttttattacaTAATACTTGATCATTGAATTGGATAATAAATTTGATACTccattattaaattattgattaacAATATGTGGATAAAATGTGTATAGCAATTTTTGCAAAACAGTTCCTCTCCTCACTAAGACCAACAGCTTAATTAACTGGTTTATCTCAGTATCCAATGGCATCGTAACAATTACAGTGTTTATGTATTGTGGCAGAAAAAGTATACCATGGTAACAATTAAATCCATGTGGCACTTCACATGGTTTAAACCAGACCACAGTTAAAGATTAACCAATGTAGTCTATTGCCTTAAGTTTTCGTAACACATGCATGTGTGGTCATATGTTGGTTTATCTTAACTCTTTTAAATGTACAAGTCAATGGAAGATAAATCTGTAGTACCACTCTTTATCGTTTTACAGAAAgtattcatttttctcttctagaTCATGAACATTCAAATAGTGAAAATTAGACTATTTGATCTTTAGtacaattttagtattttaaatggtatttatataattgtattttttttataaaatgaaagataaaaaataagtaaaatccTTATATAAATTCGtgatcttttaaatttttgaaactcTGGTTAAACTGTAATAGATTACATGTAATAGTAACATAGCCAAATTATCTAGTTGTAAAAGAAATATCCAAGTTGTAAGTGATTTATTGGAGCTATTTGGTAGGTTGAGACAGATATTCATAAAGATGCATTAAGCATTTGGTTGAAGGCCGATACATCAATGATAGATAAAGCCATTTTTAATGCAATTTCACAGTCAGTAAGCCATCCATTCGTTATAAATTATGCTCTCCAATCTCAATCTGCTTCATCCTTTCATCTCTCACTTCCAACTctgccttcttctttttcatctgCTGTTATTGGTTGCCATTTCCAATGCAAATTTTCATCCATCTCCAAGGTCCACTAGTCTGCTTCTGTTTGTTGTCTGTGTTTTTTGTGGTGAGAAGCTCCAGCAATGAATACCACAGGACGGTCCAGGTAGTTGGCCAAGGAGAATGCGCAGACTGCAGCCATAACAACATTAAGACCAGTCATGCTTTCTCAGGtacattttcttataatatgtCAGTATATGCTTAGTATAATAgcaatgatatatatatttatatattcacaAATCCATTTAACCATATAACTTTGTTTAATTCTtcaatcattcattcatatattataCAGTAAACTACTGGTTTTTACCTTTTAATTATGCTACTAGCCAGTATGAAGCCTAATTCTATAATATAAGAATCCTGTGCATTACCTGTGTGTAGGACTACGTGTAGCGGTAAACTGTAAGTCACCTCATGGACACTACAGAACGAGAGGGGTGGGTGCCCTTGACGAACATGGAAACTTCAAAGTATCCCTTCCACAGGACATGGTAGAAGATGGTGAGCTAAAAGAAGATTGCTACGCTCAGCTGCATAGTGCATCAGCCGAACCATGCCCTTCCCATGGAAACTCAAAAATTGTGACTGAGTCAGTATCGGAAGATACACACACCCTTAAGCCTGCTGCTGGAAAACTCACATTCTCATCAGCTATGTGCACTTCAGCCTTTTTCTGGCATTTCTTCAAACACCCTCAGTTCCCCTTCCCTCCCAAAGATGACCACCCAATAGACCCGCCAGTCCATAAGGAACCTCTTCCTCCAACACCAACATATAAAAAACCTCCTACTAATTCTCCATCTCCGGTTACCAAGAAGCCATACCCGCCAAAGGAAAAGACACCTTCTTCTCCCACTCCCATTCATAGGCCTCTTCCTCCTACTACTCCCATTTCTGATCCCTCTCCTACTACGCCgccatttttcaaattatttcctCCTTTCCCATTCAACAAGAAGCCGTGCCCACCTCTAATTCCCAACATGGAACCTCCAAACTACTTTCAACATCCATGGTTTGGAAATTGGCCCCCTTCTCATTCATAGGCCGCTAATCATTGCACTAGCTTGGAGTTGATTTTTTGTGTTAGCAATGACGTTGGGattgattattttcaaataaaataaatgtcagTGGATGGAGAAAGAGAGCAGAGAATAACAAATGATTGAGCAATGTTATCTGAGAATGTTTGGGTTTGTTGATGAATTTGAATGTGATGAGTTAATTAATAAGT
This DNA window, taken from Vigna radiata var. radiata cultivar VC1973A chromosome 5, Vradiata_ver6, whole genome shotgun sequence, encodes the following:
- the LOC106762446 gene encoding proline-rich protein 4 produces the protein MQIFIHLQGPLVCFCLLSVFFVVRSSSNEYHRTVQVVGQGECADCSHNNIKTSHAFSGLRVAVNCKSPHGHYRTRGVGALDEHGNFKVSLPQDMVEDGELKEDCYAQLHSASAEPCPSHGNSKIVTESVSEDTHTLKPAAGKLTFSSAMCTSAFFWHFFKHPQFPFPPKDDHPIDPPVHKEPLPPTPTYKKPPTNSPSPVTKKPYPPKEKTPSSPTPIHRPLPPTTPISDPSPTTPPFFKLFPPFPFNKKPCPPLIPNMEPPNYFQHPWFGNWPPSHS